TCCCTGTTTTAGGAACACATCCGTCGCCTCCCGCGCATCCTTGGTCAATACCGGTACTTGGTTGTAAACCTGAGTCACGAACTTGGTTGCCTTCGCCTCATCACCGCCAGTCTTAATCACCGAATTCCACAGTGCCAAGAAATTCCAGCGGGCAATACCAGAGGTTTTGGGATCAGCTGTAATTAGCTGCACATCATCCCGTGTTAGATCTGACCATGTCTTGATGTTTTTAGGGTTGCCTTTACGAGTAATCAGCGCAGCCACACTGCCAGACACAATACTTTCATTGGGGAACTCCTGCTCCCAGCCTGGTTCAATTAGGCCAGCTTTCACAAGCTTGTTTGTGTCCAACGCTAGTGCCAAGTGCACAACATCTGCCTCTAGGCCATCGATCACGGCACGGGTTTGAGAACCAGAGCCGCCATAGCTCTGCTTGACAGTAACTGTTTGCCCATGTTCCCGCTTCCATTTGTCTTGGAATTTAGGAATGATGGCATCGTGAGCAGCCCTTGTCACAGCAAATGACACTAGAGTGATGTCTACATCTTTCTTGTCAGCCATAGGACTACTATTTGCAGCAGGGCCAGATGAACTGGTCGTCGTGTCACTGCCAGAGCAAGCTGCTACTGTGAAGCTCAGGCTAATACCGACTAAAAATAACGCAATCCATCTGTGCAAAGAGCCAGTGCACTGCCACCACTTGTCGATAGTAAAAACTTGCCAACTCTGCTGCCACCAGGGTTGAAGAGAAGATATGACGTTACCAACGGGTTTCATGGGGAAGTCTCCTAATCAGCATTGAATCTACAGTTTATCGATCGGAATACTGTGTTTTGAGATATAGTACCTGAGACTGGCCACCTAGATTTACTGAATCTACAATTTTCCGGTAGAGATACTGTATTTTAGAGACTCATAACGACGATCGCATCTCCTCTCCACCTCGGTGCCTATGCCTAACTCTGATGAACAGAGATTTGGTCACCAGTACTTGGAAAATGCATCAGTAGCATTATCGATACCTATCGCGTTAGCGCGTTACAATTCCCCTACAATGCTAGTCGAATAGCTGATTGTGAAATTGCATTGGAGAATTACTGTGGATTTATCACTCATTCCTGCTCAACCTAAGCCTGGTCTAATCAATGTTCTGATTGAGATTCCAGCAGGGAGTAAAAACAAGTATGAATATGACAAAGACATGCAAGCCTTTGCTCTTGATCGTGTCCTCTACTCATCGGTGCAATATCCCTACGATTATGGATTTGTACCCAACACCCTTGCCGATGATGGTGACCCCCTTGATGGCATGGTTATTATGGATCAGCCTACCTTTCCAGGGTGCGTGGTTGCCGCTCGCCCGATCGGTATGCTAGAGATGATCGATGGTGGCGATCGAGACGAGAAGATCCTCTGTGTACCTGCCAAGGATCCTCGCTATACTAGTGTTAAATCGCTGGCTGATGTATCTCAGCACCGACTGGACGAGATTGCTGAGTTTTTCCGCACCTATAAAAATCTGGAGAAAAAAGTGACCGAAATCCTTGGCTGGCAAGATGTTGATAAGGTCATGCCACTGGTTGAAGCTTGCGTAAAGGCAGCCCAAAGCTAGTTCACTGGTAGTTGTGATTGGGTGCACAGCAGGGGGCGCACCAAAATCACAGCTATATCGTTGACCTTGTGGAACAATGAGGTAGCAGTTGTGTGTTTCGTGCAAGGTGGTTGCTGTTAGTGTTAACGGTTGCTGATTGACGAACACAACTGAGCTGATCAGGTGTGCAGCTTACAATTCTGTTACCCCAGTCAGGAAAGTTTCCTGGTTGGATAGCGACAGGCCTGTATCCACAGCTAAGGGGATTGTACGGGGCTGTGATGCCACTGGTGGGCAACTTTCAACGGATAGGTAACAATAGTTTTGTGTGGTAATTGTTCTAACTAATACATTGTCGCCGGGGTCGTAGTGGTTGACGTTATGTGCACTGTTGGGGTTGACCTTCGCTAACAGTTCTGGTCTGCTTGGCTAGGTTGTGGCCTTTAAGCTGAACCCAGAAGGTTAGTGAACGCCTGTGGAGTTGACGAATGCCTAGAAAGTTGACAAATGCTTAATTACTACCTTGAAATCGTCCTGAATGTAGTGGGGAATCTGCCAGGGAGTTTGCTCTGCGAGTACTTATTTTCAAGTACCCATATTGGTGTTAGCACTGTCCATATTTTTTGACAAAGGC
This region of Cyanobacteriota bacterium genomic DNA includes:
- a CDS encoding sulfate ABC transporter substrate-binding protein — protein: MKPVGNVISSLQPWWQQSWQVFTIDKWWQCTGSLHRWIALFLVGISLSFTVAACSGSDTTTSSSGPAANSSPMADKKDVDITLVSFAVTRAAHDAIIPKFQDKWKREHGQTVTVKQSYGGSGSQTRAVIDGLEADVVHLALALDTNKLVKAGLIEPGWEQEFPNESIVSGSVAALITRKGNPKNIKTWSDLTRDDVQLITADPKTSGIARWNFLALWNSVIKTGGDEAKATKFVTQVYNQVPVLTKDAREATDVFLKQGQGDVLINYENEILLAQQRGQTADYIIPDVNISIDNPIAIVDKNVDKHGNRAVAEAFVAYLFTPEAQEEFAKVGFRPIAPVREQLKAYADKYPPVKTLGTVKDYGGWDQIQDKFFADGALFDQIQKAKGAS
- a CDS encoding inorganic diphosphatase → MDLSLIPAQPKPGLINVLIEIPAGSKNKYEYDKDMQAFALDRVLYSSVQYPYDYGFVPNTLADDGDPLDGMVIMDQPTFPGCVVAARPIGMLEMIDGGDRDEKILCVPAKDPRYTSVKSLADVSQHRLDEIAEFFRTYKNLEKKVTEILGWQDVDKVMPLVEACVKAAQS